The proteins below are encoded in one region of Clostridium estertheticum:
- a CDS encoding fumarylacetoacetate hydrolase family protein, whose product MKLKKIKIKNQQNYTLCLLSEDQWISFRAVLDTVPDDGTKERAELEKASDDLITFLKNREFLEPKLNELIKEAKEVTTNLLIAGEDVLPFRPLLYRDFMLCEAHIINSGRGFIKYTMPKVLPFLKVYETLFSKPFPSFFPKKAWYDNPVYYKGNVMSFIGDGETVTYPQYATLKDYELELGMIITKDIVNATEEEGLSAIGAFCVFNDFSARNVQFDEMKKTGFGPCKAKDFASAISTVVVTADEVLPVIDSLKTRVIINDKIVAEGQLDSFYHSLGKAVAYASKGESVYAGEFMGTGTIPNCCGMENDTLLECGDIIRIEIDKIGSLTNPINTKLL is encoded by the coding sequence ATGAAACTTAAAAAGATAAAAATTAAAAATCAGCAAAATTATACACTGTGTTTGTTATCTGAAGATCAATGGATTTCATTTCGAGCTGTGCTTGACACTGTGCCTGACGACGGAACAAAAGAACGTGCCGAACTTGAAAAAGCATCAGATGACCTCATAACTTTCTTGAAAAACCGAGAGTTCCTAGAACCCAAGCTCAATGAGCTGATTAAAGAAGCGAAAGAGGTTACAACTAATCTTTTAATTGCGGGTGAAGATGTACTCCCTTTCAGACCACTACTATATCGTGATTTTATGCTGTGTGAAGCGCATATCATTAACAGTGGCCGTGGATTTATAAAATATACCATGCCAAAAGTTTTGCCATTCTTAAAAGTGTATGAAACACTTTTTAGTAAACCATTCCCTTCTTTTTTTCCAAAAAAAGCATGGTATGATAACCCTGTATATTATAAGGGAAACGTAATGTCTTTTATTGGAGATGGTGAAACAGTAACTTATCCCCAATACGCCACTTTAAAGGATTACGAACTTGAACTCGGAATGATTATCACGAAAGACATTGTAAATGCAACCGAGGAAGAAGGGCTTAGTGCAATCGGAGCTTTCTGTGTATTCAACGATTTCAGTGCTCGCAATGTACAATTTGATGAAATGAAGAAAACTGGTTTTGGACCCTGCAAAGCAAAAGATTTTGCCAGCGCGATCTCCACTGTGGTTGTTACCGCAGATGAAGTATTACCAGTCATTGATAGCCTCAAAACTCGTGTGATCATCAACGATAAAATTGTGGCAGAGGGTCAACTGGATTCATTTTACCATTCTTTAGGTAAGGCGGTTGCCTACGCTTCTAAAGGTGAAAGTGTTTATGCGGGGGAGTTTATGGGAACTGGCACAATTCCTAATTGCTGCGGTATGGAAAACGATACACTTTTAGAGTGTGGTGATATCATTCGCATCGAAATCGACAAAATTGGTTCCTTGACGAACCCTATTAATACTAAACTCTTGTAG
- a CDS encoding MATE family efflux transporter yields MLKINEIETESVKKLLFKFSIPSIIAMLANALYNICDKVFVGIGVGVLGISAISISYTVTLAIMGFSMLVGLGATSLVSIKLGEHNIEKCEIIVGNTFTLSFIVSIILMILGYSFLTPMLSIFGASGKVLEYAKIYTGILLIGTPFQILSYSMNNILKGQGKAKRAMLNFLISIILNVIFNPLFIFVFHLGIAGSALATILSTAIGTIFSTSPYFLKNALIKIRYKNLKLRKDIISSSLSIGVSGFVMQLSMSLITILFNKQCLHYGGNIAVAAYGIINSLIMLIYMPIYGINQGVQPIIGYNYGAKKYDRVRDSLKLSIIAASIISSIGFIIFQLFSKNIFILFGKNSSQLIAIGTPAMKIFSISTPIIGFIIIGLSYFQYIGKAGYSIVLSLLRQIVIIVPLIIILPRFIGINGIWVSTPITDFIVTVVMLILICPEIKRLNIKMTGTL; encoded by the coding sequence ATGTTAAAAATTAATGAAATCGAAACAGAAAGTGTAAAAAAATTATTATTCAAATTCTCTATTCCATCTATAATAGCCATGCTTGCTAATGCACTATACAATATTTGCGACAAAGTATTTGTAGGTATTGGCGTTGGTGTCTTGGGGATTTCAGCTATAAGCATATCTTATACTGTAACCTTAGCAATAATGGGATTTTCAATGTTAGTGGGTTTAGGAGCAACTTCATTAGTATCAATAAAATTAGGAGAGCATAATATTGAAAAATGCGAAATTATAGTTGGAAATACATTTACATTATCGTTTATAGTCTCTATTATTTTAATGATTCTAGGATATAGTTTTCTGACACCTATGCTTTCTATATTTGGGGCAAGTGGCAAAGTTCTAGAGTATGCAAAAATATATACGGGGATTTTATTAATAGGAACTCCTTTTCAAATTTTAAGTTATTCCATGAATAATATTTTAAAAGGGCAAGGAAAAGCTAAAAGAGCTATGCTAAACTTTCTTATATCAATTATTCTAAATGTAATATTTAATCCTTTGTTTATTTTTGTGTTTCATTTAGGAATTGCGGGGTCTGCACTGGCAACTATACTCTCTACAGCAATAGGAACAATTTTTTCTACATCACCATATTTTTTAAAGAATGCTTTAATCAAAATTCGATATAAAAATTTGAAACTCAGAAAAGATATTATTAGTTCTTCGCTATCTATAGGGGTTTCCGGTTTTGTAATGCAGCTGTCCATGAGTCTTATTACTATTCTTTTTAATAAACAGTGTTTGCATTATGGTGGTAATATTGCTGTAGCTGCGTATGGAATTATAAACAGTCTTATTATGCTTATATACATGCCTATATATGGAATAAATCAAGGCGTTCAGCCTATAATAGGATACAATTATGGAGCTAAGAAATATGATAGGGTACGAGATTCACTTAAATTGTCTATTATAGCTGCAAGCATTATATCCTCAATTGGATTTATTATTTTTCAATTATTTAGTAAAAATATTTTTATTTTATTTGGGAAAAATAGTTCGCAGTTAATAGCTATTGGAACTCCAGCTATGAAAATATTCTCTATAAGCACACCAATAATAGGATTTATTATAATAGGGCTAAGCTATTTCCAATACATTGGGAAAGCAGGATATTCTATAGTTTTAAGTTTGCTTCGTCAAATTGTAATAATAGTGCCACTTATTATTATTCTACCAAGATTCATAGGTATAAATGGAATATGGGTTTCAACGCCTATTACAGATTTTATTGTAACTGTAGTTATGTTAATATTAATATGTCCTGAGATTAAGCGTTTAAATATTAAAATGACAGGTACATTATAA
- a CDS encoding GNAT family N-acetyltransferase, translating into MDLKNILTDRLILIPVTFELTNSLLDGSSNEIEKLGIKTDEQWPTKDTMDILPIVNKSLEKDRIPTGFEFWMIVKKDTMQVVGDIGFHGKPNEKSEVEVGFGLVEHERRNGFGFEALKAIINWAISQDSVKIIKADCLISNNPSARILEKVGMKEFNRDQNLIYWELIKPIKSRHI; encoded by the coding sequence ATGGATTTAAAAAACATACTTACAGACAGATTAATATTAATACCAGTAACATTTGAACTTACTAACTCTTTATTAGATGGAAGTAGTAACGAAATCGAAAAGCTCGGAATAAAAACAGATGAGCAATGGCCTACTAAGGATACAATGGACATATTACCTATTGTTAATAAATCCTTAGAAAAAGATAGGATCCCGACTGGATTCGAATTTTGGATGATTGTAAAAAAAGATACTATGCAAGTAGTTGGCGATATAGGTTTTCACGGAAAACCTAATGAAAAAAGTGAAGTTGAAGTCGGTTTTGGGTTAGTAGAACATGAAAGAAGAAATGGTTTCGGTTTTGAAGCACTAAAAGCAATTATAAATTGGGCCATTTCTCAAGATAGTGTTAAAATTATTAAAGCAGATTGTTTGATTAGTAACAACCCTTCTGCACGGATATTAGAAAAGGTTGGTATGAAAGAATTTAATAGGGACCAAAATTTGATTTATTGGGAGCTTATTAAACCAATAAAAAGCAGACATATATAA
- a CDS encoding ABC transporter ATP-binding protein, with the protein MNNVVTVKNLEKSYHTKKAIDGVDFVVHKGEILGLLGPNGAGKSTIINILATILSPDNGQITILGHDLKRDAKFIKQEIGIVPQDLAIYEEISAEKNVHFFASLYKLKGDQLNKQVKEALELVGLYDRKDEKPKSFSGGMKRRLNIACAIAHGPQLIIMDEPTVGIDPQSRNHILESINTLKNQGATVIYSTHYMEEVEEICDRIIIMDGGKIIAEGTKEELKQKVNDEITYSFCVDNLNKLSNKEFYLINGVTKVKISQNIIEITIENSKDNINEIISVITSKGCKIESLNSKKASLETVFLELTGRNLRD; encoded by the coding sequence ATGAATAATGTTGTTACAGTTAAGAATTTAGAAAAAAGTTACCATACTAAAAAAGCTATTGATGGAGTGGACTTTGTAGTTCATAAAGGGGAAATCCTTGGTCTCTTAGGCCCTAATGGAGCAGGCAAAAGCACAATTATAAATATTTTGGCTACCATATTATCACCTGATAATGGTCAAATAACTATCTTAGGGCATGATTTAAAAAGGGATGCGAAATTCATCAAACAAGAAATTGGAATAGTTCCCCAAGACTTAGCCATTTATGAGGAAATCTCCGCGGAGAAAAATGTACATTTCTTTGCAAGTCTCTATAAACTCAAAGGAGATCAATTAAATAAACAGGTTAAGGAAGCTTTAGAATTAGTAGGTCTTTATGATAGAAAAGATGAAAAACCTAAAAGTTTTTCCGGCGGAATGAAAAGAAGATTAAATATTGCCTGTGCCATTGCCCATGGACCACAACTTATTATCATGGATGAACCCACGGTCGGTATAGATCCGCAATCAAGGAATCATATATTAGAATCTATCAATACTTTAAAAAATCAAGGTGCAACTGTTATCTATTCTACGCATTACATGGAAGAAGTCGAAGAAATTTGTGATCGGATAATTATTATGGACGGTGGAAAGATTATTGCAGAAGGCACAAAAGAAGAGTTAAAGCAGAAAGTAAACGATGAAATTACCTATTCCTTTTGCGTGGATAATTTAAATAAGTTAAGCAATAAGGAGTTTTATTTAATTAATGGCGTAACAAAAGTTAAAATATCACAGAATATTATTGAAATAACTATAGAAAATTCAAAAGACAATATCAATGAAATTATATCAGTTATAACATCAAAGGGTTGTAAAATTGAAAGTCTGAACAGTAAAAAGGCATCACTAGAAACTGTATTCTTAGAGTTAACTGGAAGGAATTTAAGAGATTAG
- a CDS encoding MarR family winged helix-turn-helix transcriptional regulator yields the protein MDTYRELFLMQQTYATLFSVTNKLQVQGDRYFEVLTSRQMMVMIAIIHLPEDETTLNNIARKLGTTKQSVKQVITILENKAYVITSPSRQDKRAVNVKITELGKQTMIACAEKSLNFFADVFENFTTEEMEILWTLLKKMYRFDGEEQDGFEENASSEEELNEDQTRALKEFERRRIERR from the coding sequence ATGGATACTTACAGAGAGTTATTTTTAATGCAACAAACTTACGCAACACTTTTTTCTGTTACCAATAAGCTTCAGGTACAAGGAGATAGGTATTTTGAGGTCCTAACGTCAAGACAGATGATGGTGATGATTGCAATTATTCATTTACCAGAAGATGAAACTACACTCAATAATATTGCAAGAAAGCTAGGTACCACAAAGCAGAGTGTGAAACAAGTCATAACCATTTTAGAAAATAAAGCTTACGTAATCACTTCACCAAGCAGACAAGACAAACGTGCTGTGAATGTTAAAATTACGGAACTCGGAAAACAGACTATGATTGCTTGTGCTGAAAAATCATTGAACTTTTTTGCAGATGTTTTTGAAAATTTTACAACAGAAGAAATGGAGATATTGTGGACCCTATTAAAGAAAATGTATCGTTTTGATGGTGAAGAACAGGATGGGTTTGAAGAAAATGCCAGTTCAGAAGAAGAACTTAATGAGGATCAAACAAGAGCATTAAAGGAATTTGAACGAAGAAGAATTGAGAGGAGATAG
- a CDS encoding ABC transporter permease, whose translation MNIINLFKNKLDRILSKKSIIIVAVVVIPIMIGIAVIFSNKAISKESIAFLSNNVKNIPQDSRYDVQVVSKKPTEADLVLGQYVAIVEEKNDGNYEVTTLKSEEDKKIIENFFKSGKIPASYKGEDEIRAERGIGTNILGFILMLLLMQGVALTTLFEEDRNLKTFRRILTAPVNEKKYLFSQGMFTFSCLFIPSYLAVTIISVCFRINIGYSFGMLAILMIILSALSTAFALFMTAVLDRDISLAASGISLITCVLAGCFISFTNNNKVLDTLCSIFPQKSYMTLIHGIEKGNGILEFKGQLIYLLIWIIALWILGSIITKSKMKNGIY comes from the coding sequence ATGAATATAATTAATCTATTTAAAAATAAATTAGACAGAATCTTATCCAAGAAATCAATAATTATAGTTGCAGTGGTAGTTATACCAATTATGATTGGTATTGCTGTAATATTTTCAAACAAAGCGATATCAAAAGAAAGCATTGCTTTTCTTTCAAATAATGTAAAGAATATTCCGCAAGATAGTAGATATGATGTTCAAGTAGTGAGTAAAAAGCCAACTGAAGCCGATCTTGTGTTAGGCCAATATGTTGCTATTGTGGAAGAAAAAAATGATGGGAATTATGAGGTAACAACCTTAAAAAGTGAAGAGGATAAAAAAATAATAGAAAACTTTTTTAAATCTGGCAAAATACCTGCGAGTTATAAAGGCGAAGATGAAATAAGAGCTGAAAGAGGTATTGGAACCAATATTTTAGGATTTATCCTAATGCTTTTGTTAATGCAGGGGGTTGCACTTACAACACTTTTTGAAGAAGATAGAAATCTAAAAACATTTAGAAGAATATTGACAGCACCAGTAAATGAAAAGAAATATCTTTTTTCCCAGGGAATGTTTACATTTTCATGCCTTTTTATACCATCATATTTAGCAGTTACTATAATAAGTGTGTGCTTTAGAATAAATATTGGATATAGTTTTGGAATGTTAGCAATACTGATGATCATTCTTTCTGCTTTGTCAACTGCATTTGCTTTATTTATGACAGCAGTATTAGATAGAGATATCTCTTTAGCCGCAAGTGGAATTTCTTTGATAACATGTGTATTAGCAGGCTGTTTTATTTCATTTACTAACAATAACAAAGTTCTTGATACACTTTGTAGCATTTTCCCACAAAAATCGTATATGACTTTGATTCATGGCATAGAAAAAGGTAATGGCATTTTAGAATTTAAAGGACAGCTTATATATTTACTTATTTGGATTATTGCTCTTTGGATCCTAGGAAGTATTATTACTAAAAGTAAAATGAAGAATGGTATCTATTAA
- a CDS encoding alpha/beta fold hydrolase, whose product MKFEAIGNPNGPKVLLIHAMFMTSKSFLNLVEYLKEDYFIIMPTLDGHDVEESSTFLSIDDEVEKILIYLKENNVDELDFILGTSLGAIIAFEVYHRNIVHINKVFLDGGPFLKFGSLFQRIAMKKFWRICYLMRLSPQNGTKRLDKLFPGLGKLMSNVCCYISKESVENLSRACYSFPLPKLDETAQKSVTFIYGTKEPARICIFRLKKYKYSNILKKISYSHCEYLLNHPKEYAEMLKK is encoded by the coding sequence ATGAAATTTGAAGCCATTGGTAACCCTAACGGTCCCAAGGTATTACTTATACATGCTATGTTTATGACATCTAAGAGTTTTTTAAATTTGGTAGAATATTTAAAAGAAGATTATTTTATAATTATGCCTACGTTAGATGGACATGATGTAGAGGAAAGTTCCACCTTTTTATCTATTGATGATGAAGTAGAGAAAATATTGATTTATTTGAAGGAAAATAATGTTGACGAATTAGATTTTATATTAGGTACATCTTTGGGTGCAATAATTGCATTTGAGGTATATCATCGAAATATAGTGCATATAAATAAAGTATTTTTGGATGGAGGACCATTTTTAAAATTTGGTTCATTATTTCAGAGGATTGCAATGAAGAAATTTTGGCGTATTTGCTATTTAATGAGACTAAGTCCCCAAAATGGTACTAAAAGATTAGACAAATTATTCCCTGGTTTAGGTAAACTGATGTCTAATGTGTGTTGCTATATAAGTAAGGAAAGTGTTGAAAATCTGTCTCGAGCATGCTATAGCTTTCCATTACCGAAGTTAGATGAAACAGCACAGAAATCAGTTACTTTTATATACGGAACCAAGGAACCAGCACGTATATGCATATTTCGATTAAAAAAATATAAATACAGTAATATTTTGAAAAAAATAAGTTATAGTCATTGTGAATATTTGTTAAATCATCCGAAAGAATATGCGGAAATGCTTAAAAAATAG
- a CDS encoding ABC transporter permease, with amino-acid sequence MNFIKMLKFDFMNIIRNPMLLIINTIFPLILIGVMGFVMSNVFGSGNMSYYDYYGIKMMILVALLIAMTATNAFMEEKVKSGNSRIIYAPVSKTSIYLSKLISTYILGTISYSVLILIGQYLLHINFGGNNIIYIMLLINILALFGCSLGTMFCCLFKSEEGANSIMQIPLTLFIFFGGIIFGAHRLGKAVARMSNLSPIKWVNECAIRIIYDNDFSIYLPVLAFLLIATVICIIICQITFKPEEYV; translated from the coding sequence ATGAACTTTATAAAAATGTTAAAATTTGATTTTATGAATATTATTAGAAATCCAATGCTGCTAATAATAAATACAATATTTCCATTAATACTCATCGGAGTCATGGGTTTTGTAATGAGCAACGTTTTTGGTTCAGGAAACATGAGTTACTATGATTATTATGGAATAAAGATGATGATTCTTGTAGCTTTATTAATTGCAATGACAGCTACTAATGCATTTATGGAGGAAAAGGTCAAAAGTGGAAACAGTCGTATCATATATGCTCCAGTTTCAAAAACATCAATATATTTATCTAAATTAATATCCACTTATATTTTGGGCACAATTTCATACAGCGTTTTGATCCTTATAGGACAATATTTATTGCACATTAACTTTGGTGGGAATAATATTATTTATATTATGTTATTAATCAATATACTAGCTTTATTTGGTTGCAGTTTAGGTACCATGTTTTGCTGCCTTTTCAAAAGCGAAGAAGGCGCAAATAGTATTATGCAAATTCCATTAACATTATTTATATTTTTCGGAGGAATAATTTTTGGTGCACACCGACTTGGAAAGGCAGTAGCGCGAATGTCAAATTTATCTCCAATTAAGTGGGTTAATGAATGTGCTATTCGTATAATTTATGATAATGACTTCAGTATATACCTACCTGTACTTGCATTTCTTTTAATTGCTACTGTTATTTGTATCATAATATGTCAAATCACCTTTAAACCGGAGGAATATGTATAA
- a CDS encoding acyl-CoA thioester hydrolase/BAAT C-terminal domain-containing protein: MDVVEKGLLARYFTSKGNIKRPAVIVVSGSDGRIEKAQAIAEIFAMKGYSALAVCYFGLDGTPKNLNCVPLEYIENAITWLKKQDTVNEDKIAIYGRSKGGEMVLLAASIFKDITCVVASMPSCYSYEGIKKGGLPAHHSSWMYKGEEIPCLKFTYSIMFQLVIKMLQNKEGSLSWMYKKLIGEDNTDKATIDVNKINGPILMISSESDSIWPSKMHSEMAMKLLEKSKFKYEYKHITYEKSGHMITVPFQSIPSLEGSRVDIDSWAKANIDAWNDTIKFLDNWAK; the protein is encoded by the coding sequence GTGGATGTAGTAGAAAAAGGCCTACTGGCACGATACTTCACTTCAAAAGGTAATATAAAGCGGCCAGCAGTAATTGTTGTAAGTGGAAGTGATGGAAGAATAGAAAAAGCACAGGCAATTGCTGAAATATTTGCTATGAAGGGTTATTCTGCATTGGCAGTTTGTTATTTCGGACTTGATGGAACACCCAAAAATCTTAATTGTGTACCACTTGAATATATTGAGAATGCTATAACATGGCTAAAAAAACAAGATACTGTTAATGAAGACAAAATAGCTATATATGGAAGGTCTAAAGGTGGAGAAATGGTTCTTTTGGCAGCATCTATATTTAAAGATATTACTTGTGTTGTTGCTAGTATGCCAAGTTGCTATTCATATGAAGGGATAAAAAAGGGCGGACTTCCTGCACATCATTCTTCATGGATGTATAAAGGTGAAGAAATTCCTTGTTTGAAATTCACTTACTCTATTATGTTTCAATTAGTAATAAAAATGTTGCAAAATAAAGAGGGTTCATTGTCATGGATGTACAAAAAGCTGATTGGTGAAGATAATACTGACAAAGCCACAATTGATGTTAATAAAATAAACGGTCCTATTCTAATGATATCATCTGAATCAGATTCCATATGGCCTTCAAAAATGCATTCAGAAATGGCCATGAAGTTACTCGAAAAATCAAAATTTAAATATGAATATAAGCATATCACCTATGAGAAATCAGGGCATATGATAACAGTGCCATTTCAGTCTATCCCATCATTAGAGGGATCACGAGTTGACATAGACAGTTGGGCAAAAGCAAATATTGATGCATGGAATGATACAATTAAATTTTTGGATAATTGGGCAAAGTAG
- a CDS encoding TetR/AcrR family transcriptional regulator — protein MNEVRQKILISAKDLFIQQGYKKTTIRQIVDKSGILIGSIYYFFKNKEEIFQSLVLDIFDACDKLVGEHFEGKESPVFQYAFMCAVELQAVEMDERISEIYYEGYSSNAILDKLVSHAAEKSQIRFQTYNPNFTYEDYYVRTLAIKGVMRNYIANRYLKQNIPLETRINNFLDMSLHAFNIEQKEIEEIKKRIADMCKEIIDMTILLGSESFS, from the coding sequence ATGAATGAAGTAAGACAAAAGATATTAATTAGTGCAAAAGACCTTTTTATTCAACAAGGTTATAAGAAGACTACAATTAGACAGATTGTAGATAAATCAGGAATTTTAATCGGAAGTATTTATTATTTTTTTAAAAATAAAGAAGAAATATTTCAATCACTTGTGTTAGACATATTCGATGCTTGTGATAAATTGGTCGGTGAGCATTTCGAAGGAAAAGAAAGTCCTGTTTTTCAATATGCATTCATGTGTGCTGTGGAGTTGCAAGCAGTAGAAATGGATGAGCGAATAAGCGAGATTTACTACGAAGGATATAGTTCAAATGCTATATTAGATAAATTAGTAAGCCACGCAGCAGAAAAATCACAAATACGATTTCAAACATATAATCCAAACTTTACTTATGAAGATTATTATGTACGCACTTTGGCTATCAAAGGAGTAATGCGCAATTATATTGCAAATCGCTATTTAAAGCAGAATATTCCTTTAGAAACAAGAATAAACAACTTTTTAGATATGAGCCTACATGCTTTTAATATTGAACAAAAGGAAATCGAAGAAATAAAAAAGCGTATAGCCGATATGTGTAAGGAAATTATCGATATGACAATATTATTAGGATCAGAAAGCTTTTCTTAA
- a CDS encoding class I SAM-dependent methyltransferase, producing the protein MKEIFKQIPLYRFIMFCNDTNMDKEVLDCGAGGDCPPLSLFLECGYLTHGVEFNTKQLEESNIYSKKKEQNLNIEKGDMRQLKFKDESLSFVYSYNSVFHMTKADISKSISEMKRVLKPNGLLFVNFLSTKDSRCGQGIAVGENEYEQMDDFPVIHSYCEEYEADKYFYDMEILYKENRVLERIYEGEKIRQGFIDYIVKKTLLPF; encoded by the coding sequence ATGAAAGAAATATTTAAACAAATACCATTGTACAGATTTATAATGTTTTGTAATGACACAAATATGGACAAAGAAGTATTAGATTGTGGAGCAGGAGGAGATTGCCCACCACTAAGTTTATTTTTAGAATGTGGATACTTAACACATGGGGTAGAATTTAATACTAAACAATTAGAAGAATCTAATATTTATTCAAAGAAAAAAGAACAAAATTTGAATATTGAAAAAGGTGATATGAGACAATTAAAATTTAAAGATGAGTCATTAAGTTTTGTTTATTCATATAACTCCGTATTTCACATGACAAAAGCAGATATATCAAAATCTATCAGTGAAATGAAACGGGTATTAAAACCTAATGGGTTACTTTTTGTTAATTTTCTAAGCACAAAAGATTCTCGGTGTGGACAAGGCATAGCCGTTGGAGAAAATGAGTATGAACAGATGGATGATTTTCCTGTGATACACTCGTATTGTGAAGAATATGAAGCAGATAAATATTTCTACGATATGGAGATATTATATAAAGAAAATAGAGTTCTAGAAAGAATATATGAAGGAGAAAAAATACGCCAGGGATTTATTGATTATATAGTTAAAAAGACATTGCTGCCTTTTTAA
- a CDS encoding TetR/AcrR family transcriptional regulator, giving the protein MRISKDPKERKDELMDAAEELFSTVGYNGISVSDIVKKVAVSQGTFYYYFKSKEDMFIDIFARNSEVLINKLQEETKDNNINALQKLIRVVEIYAQSKENKEGNKLVEALHYDENTSLHHKVIVQGITSKLPVFTDIIIQGVEEGIFHTEYPREVAEFMLTEFGFVLDPGVFGFNKEQIIKKSEALTDMIEKILGLPKGSLVISL; this is encoded by the coding sequence TTGAGAATTTCAAAAGATCCAAAAGAAAGAAAAGATGAGCTTATGGATGCCGCAGAAGAACTTTTTTCAACAGTAGGATACAATGGAATTTCGGTAAGCGATATAGTAAAAAAAGTAGCAGTATCACAGGGAACATTTTATTACTATTTTAAATCCAAGGAAGATATGTTTATCGATATATTTGCAAGGAATTCTGAGGTGTTGATTAATAAGCTTCAGGAAGAAACAAAAGATAATAATATTAATGCGCTTCAAAAGTTAATAAGAGTGGTTGAAATATATGCTCAATCAAAGGAAAATAAGGAAGGGAATAAACTCGTTGAAGCACTTCATTATGATGAAAATACGAGTTTACATCATAAAGTTATTGTCCAGGGAATAACTAGTAAACTTCCTGTTTTTACTGATATTATAATACAGGGAGTGGAGGAAGGTATATTTCATACAGAATATCCAAGAGAAGTCGCAGAATTCATGCTGACGGAATTTGGTTTTGTACTTGATCCGGGAGTCTTTGGGTTTAATAAAGAACAAATTATAAAGAAATCAGAGGCTTTAACTGATATGATAGAGAAAATTTTAGGATTACCTAAAGGTAGTCTTGTAATATCATTATAA
- a CDS encoding alpha/beta fold hydrolase: MQFYEFGKEGNLTALLIHGTASSWQGEFAEVIDGLAEDYRIICVGFDGHDKNDHNTFRHINDQILGIEKYIKEHYNGHLYGVYGTCRRLQNYLRRF; this comes from the coding sequence ATGCAATTTTATGAATTTGGAAAAGAAGGTAATCTGACTGCTTTGTTGATTCACGGTACAGCCTCTAGCTGGCAAGGGGAATTTGCTGAGGTAATTGATGGACTTGCAGAAGATTACAGAATTATCTGCGTCGGTTTTGATGGACACGATAAAAATGATCATAATACGTTTCGGCATATTAACGACCAGATACTTGGAATAGAAAAATATATTAAAGAACATTATAACGGACATTTATACGGTGTATACGGAACTTGCAGAAGATTACAGAATTATCTGCGTCGGTTTTGA